The following proteins come from a genomic window of Melospiza georgiana isolate bMelGeo1 chromosome 3, bMelGeo1.pri, whole genome shotgun sequence:
- the MRPL2 gene encoding 39S ribosomal protein L2, mitochondrial, whose amino-acid sequence MAALGLCRAFGALLLSAGPRRARPPALPSGPQPWLPGPLSAPAACRGLSGSAPRCTTDPLWKCRTKYTVRPVGMKKTGGRDHTGRVRVRGIGGGHKRRYRMIDFQRLRYEEGAPAEPFTEKVISVRYDPCRSADIALVAGGNRKRWIIATENMQPGSTITNSPHISRMAVSASEGDAYPLGALPVGTLICNLESHPGKGAQYIRAAGTCGVLLRKVNGTAIVQLPSKRHMQVLETCVATVGRVSNVDHNKRVIGKAGRNRWLGKRPHTGLWHRKGGWAGRKIKPLPPMKSYVNLPRVKAVE is encoded by the exons ATGGCGGCGCTGGGGCTCTGCCGCGCTTTCGGTGCTCTCTTGCTGTCGGCGGgcccccgccgggcccggcccccggCACTGCCGTccggcccccagccctggctgccggGGCCGCTGTCGGCGCCTGCCGCCTGCCGCGGGCTGAGCGGCTCGGCGCCGCGCTGCACCACCGACCCGCTGTGGAAGTGCCGGACCAAGTACACCGTGCGGCCCGTGGGCATGAAGAAGACGGGCGGCCGCGACCACACAG GCCGCGTCCGCGTGCGGGGAATCGGCGGGGGACACAAGCGGCGCTACCGCATGATCGACTTCCAGCGCCTGCGCTACGAGGAGGGCGCCCCGGCGGAGCCCTTCACCGAGAAGGTCATCAGCGTCCGATACGACCCTTGCAG GTCGGCTGACATCGCCCTGGTGGCCGGCGGCAACCGCAAGCGCTGGATCATTGCCACGGAGAACATGCAGCCAGGGAGCACCATCACGAACTCGCCTCACATTAGCAGGATGGCAG TGTCAGCCAGCGAAGGGGACGCATACCCACTGGGGGCTCTGCCTGTAGGCACACTGATCTGCAACCTGGAGAGCCACCCTGGGAAGGGAGCACAGTACATCCGGGCAGCTG GTACTTGTGGGGTGCTGCTGCGGAAGGTGAACGGGACAGCCATCGTGCAGCTGCCGTCCAAAAGGCACATGCAG GTGCTGGAGACCTGTGTGGCCACGGTGGGCCGCGTGTCCAACGTGGATCACAACAAGCGGGTGATCGGGAAGGCGGGCCGGAACCGCTGGCTGGGCAAGCGCCCGCACACGGGCTTGTGGCACCGCAAGGGTGGCTGGGCCGGCCGCAAGATCAAACCTCTCCCTCCCATGAAAAGCTACGTCAACCTGCCGCGGGTCAAAGCAGTGGAGTGA